From the Streptomyces nodosus genome, the window TCCTGGCGGCGCCGGTCCTTCTCACCGGTGGGCCGGTACAGATCGAGATCGCCCTCGAAGTGGCCCCGGAACCGGTAGCAGGTGGCCTCGAGGACGGCGGGCCCGTTCCCCGCCCGCGCGTGTGCGACCGCCTCGGCGAAGGCCTCCGCGACGGCCTCGACGTCCAGGCCGTCCACCCGTCTGCCCCACGCCCCGTAGGCGGCGGCCCGCTCGGCCAGTGTGGCGGTGGACGTCGACTCGGTGAACGGCACGGAGATCGCCCACTCGTTGTTCTCGATGAGCACCACCAGCGGCAGGTTCCAGGCACCGGCCATATTGAGGCTCTCGTGGAAGCCGCCGGTGTTGGCGCCGCCGTCACCGGTCACCCCGACCGCCACCGAGTCCCGCCCCTCCAACTGCGCGGCCCAGGCGTGTCCGAGCGCGACCGGCAGCGTCGCGCCGACGATGCCCGTGGTGGAGAAGCGGCGCTCCAGGTCGAACAGATGCATATGGCCGCCGTAGCCTCCGCACAGCCCGGTCGCCCGCTCGTAGATCTCCGCCAGCATCGGCCGCGCCGGGACTCCCTTGGCCAGCGCGTGCAGATGGCTGCGGTGCGTGCTGACCAGGGCGTCGTCGTCCCGCAGCGTGCCGACGAGCCCCGCCGCCACGGCCTCCTGCCCGATCCCGGTGTGGAGTTCGCCGTGGATCTCCCGGGTGGGTACGCCTTCCAGGCACGCCTCCTCGAAGCGGCGCATGCGCACCATCTCGGTGTAGCGGGCCACAAGGGTGGGTCCGTCCATGCTCTTCACTCCTCATTCCTGGTCGGGCTCGTCGGGCTCGTCGGGCTCGTCGGCACTTTCGAAACACGCCCTAGTGGTCCGGGCACGGCTGCTCCTCCAGTTCGACGACGGTGCGCGAGGGCGTCCAGCAGTAGGCGGCCCGGCCCTCGGAGAACTCGGTGACCTGCCCGATCAGCTCCCCGCCCGCCCCGACGAGCCCGTCGAGCGCGGCGTCGAGGTCGTCCACCAGGTGAGCCGTGTGGGCGACGCCGGGCCACACCGGCAGCCGGGGATCGGTACCCGCGGGCACATCCCGGAAGGACAGCAGCTCCAGCCGCACCCCGCTCACCGGGGACACGCACTGGACCAGGTCGCAGCCGAGCCCCGGGATGCCGAGCAGACCGCTGATCAGATCCGTCATCCCCAGGGCCTCGAAGGCCACCTCGAAGCCCAGCACCCGCCGGTGGAAGTCGACCGCCGCCCCCAGGTCCGGCACGACCACACCGCTGTGGTGCCAGGACCAGGTCCCGGCCGTGCCCGCGCGGGCCGGCCGCGGACGGGCCGCGGTATAGGCCCGCCAGCCCCCGTACGCCGAGATGTCCAGGTGGCGTCCCTCGGCCAGTTCCCGCGGATACAGGATGCCGTCCAGGGTGCGGCCGTCCGCCAGTTCGACCGGCCCCCGGTAGAGGCCCGGGGGCTCCCCGGCCTCCACGCGGCGCAGCACATCGGCCGGTACCCGGTAGACCTCGCCCGCCACCGAGACCCCGTGCGGGCCGTTCTCCTCCGAGGTCAGCCGGTACATCCCCGGATGCACATCGCCGACGGAATGCAGCCGGTACCGGGGCACGGTGCGGGCCTCGCCGAGGAATTCGGCGCCCGCGAGGTTGGGGTGCAGGGCGAGCCCCCGCATCAGGGTTCCGTTGACGAACAGGTCGGTGGTCGGTGCGGTGGTGGCTTCGGTCGTCGGCTCGGTGTCCACGAGGTTCTTCTTCCGGAGGTCGTCGGAGGGCATCGGCTAGCGGGCCATGGCGTACGCGCTGCGCCGGGGGTCGGCGCCGGCGGCGAGGACCCGGGGCCCGTCCGGGGGAGGGGGCACGAGATCGCCCACGGTCTGCACCGATCCGGCGTCGAACTCGTACGCGGGCCACGCCCGCACGTCGTGGCCGCGGGCCGTGAGGCCGTCCCGTACGGCCTGCGGGATCCGGTCCTCGACCAGCAGCAGGCCGTCGCCGGACGGGTGCGGGTGGAAGCCCCCGGGATAGCTGGAGCCGAAGACCCGTGGCGCCTCGACCGCCTGCTGGGCGGTCATCCCGAAGACCGTCTGGTTCAGATACGCCTGGAGCATCGCCTGCACGATGACGTCACCGCCCGGGCAGCCCATCGCGGTGACCGCCGGTTCCCCGCCCGTGTCCTGAAGGGCGATCAGCGCGGCGGGTGTCACACAGGGCCGCTTGCCCGGAGCGATCACATTCGGATGGCCCGCGACCAGGCGGCTCTGCACACCGCGCGGGGAGCACAGGATGCCGAGGCCGGGGACGATCGGGGCGCCGTCGAGCGTGTCGCTGGGGGACGTGGCGAACGCGGTGCCCTCGCCGTCCATGACCACGACCGCCGTGGTGCTGCCGAGCCTCGGCCTGCCGTCGGGCAGCGTCGGCAGGCTGGGCAGCGCCCGGTGCCCGATCCTGGCCCGCAGATCGTCCAGATGACCGGGGGCCAGCAGGCTCTGCGGGTCCACCGACGTGTACCGGGGGTCCCCGAAGGCCCGCTCGCGCTCGGAGAAGGCGAGCTTGAGGGCCTCGGTGACCAGATGCAGATACTCCTCACCGTTGTGCCCGTCGGCCGGGAGACCGCAGCGGTCCAGAACGCCCAGCGACTGAGCGATGATCAGGCCCTGGCTCCAGGCCGGGGTGACGTGCACGGTGCGGTCCCCGAAGCGCACGGACGGCGCGACATCGACGTCCGCCGAGAACTCGGCGAGGTCGTCCGCCTCCAGGAACCCGCCGGCCGCCCGTACGAACTCGGCGATCCGGACGGCCGGTTCGCCCCGGTAGAACGCGTCGTGCGCGGCCGTCAGCCCGCCGTGCCGGTCCGCCCCCGCGCGCAGCGCCGCCCCCTCGGCGTCGGCCAGCGAACGCAGCAGCGCGGCGAGGTCGCGCTGGACCAGCCGTTCACCCGGCCGAGGAGGCCGCCCGAGCGGGCAGTACACCTCCCGACTGGACTCCCAGGCCGCGAAGCCCCGTCCCATCACGGCCAGACTGCGCGCGGTGCGCACATCGACGGGGAAGCCCTCCTCGGCCAGTGCGACGGCGGGAGCGACGGCCTCGGCGAAGCTGATGGTGCCGAAGTCGCGCAGCGCCGTGATCCAGCCGGAGGGGGCACCGGGCACGATCGACGGAGCCCCGCCGAGCGGGAGCGCCCCGCCGTGCCGGGCGAGCATGGCGTCAAGGGTCGCCTCCCGGCCCCACACCCCGACCCCCGCGACGCTGTGGACCGTGTCCGAGCCGGCCGGGCGGATCAGGATGGGGGCGATACCGCCGAAGTTCGCCATGTCGACCTGGACCACATTGGAGGCGAGGCCGGCTGCGACCCCGGCGTCCACCGCGTTGCCGCCTCGGCCCAGCACCTCCGCCGCGACCTGGCTGACCAGGGGATGCCCTCCGACGACCGCCCAGCGTTCGCCGAGCAGTGTGGGGCGCATCGACTCGGGTCCCGGGAAGGCGCCGGGCACGATGCCGCCGCCCATGCCCGAGCCCTGCTCCGGCCCGTCGCCCATGGGTTCGAATCCCTGTGCGATGGTCATCGCGTTCTCCTTCCGAGTTGTCTGGTGCTGCGTTCTCACGGCTCCGGCGCGGACCGGCCCGTGCCGGTGTCTTCCGGTGGTCCGCCCGGTGCCGGGTCAGCCCGGGTACGGCGGGACCGGGCGCCCGCACACTCCGACGTCCGCGGCGAACACCGCTCCGGCGTCGGGTTCGGCGGCCAGCCGGCGTCCGTCCATCTCGACCCGGCCGGTGGTGACATACAGCCGGTCGAGCGCGGGACCGCCGAACGCGCAACTGGTCACCTGACGTACCGGTAGCGGCAGGGTCGCGTCATGGCGCGCGCCGGCGTCGTATCTGCGGATCTGGCCGCCTCGCCAGAGCGCGACCCATACCCCGCCCTCCGCGTCGACGGCGAGGCCGTCCGGCACCCCGGCCTCGTCCTCGATACTCACCCAGGGGCGGCGGTCGCGGGCCTCACCCGTCGCCGGGTCGAAGTCGAGCACGTCGATGCGCCGGGTCGCGCTGTCCACGAAGTACATCCGGCTGCCGTCCGGTGACCAGCCGATCCCGTTGGCCACACTGGTGCGGTCCAGGACCCGCTCCGGAACCGAAGAGCCCGGCGCCAGCCGGTGGAGGGCGCCGCGCCCGGGGAGCATCTCCGCGTCGAGGGTGCCGAACCACAGACGGCCGGCCGGGTCCACCCCGGCGTCGCCCAGGCGGTTGCTCCCGGGCTCGCCCGGGACGGTGATCGTCCGTTCGACCTCGCCGTCGGCATCGAGCAGCAGCACGCCGTGGTGTGCGGCCACGGCCAGGCCGCCGCCCGCTCGGGGCAGCACCGCGCTCACCGCATGCCCGAACTGCCGGTGCGAGAATTCCCCGGTCGCGGGCGTGTAGCGGTGGAGCCGGCCACGCAGGATGTCGACCCAGAGCAGCTCGCCCCTGACACCGTCCCAGGCGGGACCTTCGCCGAGCTGATCGCCGGTGCGCAGGACGGGTCCCGTCGGCGCGGGCAGCACGCGCATCATGACTCCGTCCCGGCGAGCAGGCCGCGCAGCGGCTCCTCGTATGCGGCCAGGGAGTCCAGCCGGCGCGTCCGTGCCTCCCGGTCCGTCTCCAGGACCGTCCGCAGCCGGGCCAGCGCGGCCTCGGCCGCGGGGCGTCCATGCACCGCTCCCCCCGCCACCAGCGGGCGGCCGGAGCGGAACACATCGGTGACATCGGTCGCCGCCGCGCCGCTCACGATCCGCTCCACGGGGTCCAGGTCGGCCTTCGCGCCCGTGGTCCCGGTCGCGACGCAGATCAGATCGGCGCGGAAACCGGGGGCGATCCGGCCGAGCCGCCCGCCGTGCCCGGTCGCGGCGGCCCCTCCCTCGGTGGCCATGGCCAGCACCTCGTGCGGGGTCAGCGGGCCGCCCGTGCGCTCGGCGGCGGCCAGCGCCGCACGCATCTCCGCGAACATGTCCGGTGCCGCCGTGTGCTGGCTGTCCATCCCCAGCGCCACGGTCACCCCGGCGTCCAGCCAGGACCGCACCGGGGCGTCGCCGGAGGCGAGCCGCGCGTTCGAGACCGGGCAGTGCACGAGCGCGGCACCGCGCCGCGCCAGCAGCGCGATCTCGGGGCCGGTCAGCCAGACACCGTGCGCGGCGGAGAGCCCCGGACCCAGCAGCCCGTGCCGGTCGAGCCTGCTCACCGGGTCGCTGCCGCCGTCGCGTCCACCGAGCCAGGTGCGCTGGTGGCGGCTCTCCAGCAGATGGGTGTGGAGCCGCAGCCCGTCGTCGGCGCATCGGCGCAGCACCTCCAGCGCCTCGTCGGAGCACCACTGCGGCGCCACCGGCGCCACCCCGAGGCGCACTCCGGGGCACGAGGGGGCCAAGGAAGCGGCCAGGGCCGGCAGATCCCCCGGCGGGATGCCCCGTGCGGGCGCGGCCAGTGACCGCGGTTCCCGCGCCGGTCCTGGCCATGCCACCGGCAGCGGCTCGGGCAGGAACTCGGCCCGGTCGGTGATCCCGACCGCCAGCTCGGCCCGCAGCCCGGCCTCGGTCAGCGCGGAGGCGACCGCGCGCACCCCGGCCGCGTAGGTGTCCGCGTCGGCGAAGGAGTGGTGGATCGCCTGCACGGTCGTCACCCCGGTGGCCACCAGGGCCACGGCCGCCGCCGTCGTGTCGTCGTACGGGTCGAGGGCGGTGGTTCCGGTGAGCCGTACGACCCAGGTCTCCAGGTCGGTGTCCGCCACGCCCTGTTCGCCGAGCGGCAGGGCACGCAGGTGCGAATGCGCGTCGGTGAACGCCGGGAGCACCACGCCGTCGAGCTCCGTCGTGCGATCGGCGGGTGCGCGGTCGGCCAGTTCGGCGAACGGGGCGACGGCCACCACCGTGCCGTTCTCGACCAGTACACCGGCATCCCTGAGCGGGACGGCCCGCGCGTGGGTCAGCAGGGTCCGGCAGCGCAGCAGCAGCGGGCCGGCGGGAGGCGGGAAGGGACTCATCGCCGCTCCGCCCAGGGCAGCAGCAGCCGTTCGGCCAGCGTGACCAGGGAGAACAGCAGCCCGGCGACGAGCGACGAGGCGAGGATCGCCGCCCACATGGTCGTGGTCTCCAGGGAGAGCGCCGCAGTGATCACGAGCTTGCCGAGTCCCTGACCGCCGATGATCCACTCGGCGGTCATCACCCCGAGCACGGCCGACGGCGCGGCGATCCGCATCGCGTCGAAGAAGGCGGGCATCGCCGCGGGCAGTCTCACCCGGCGGTAGACGGTGACCGGGCGGCAGTTGAGCACATGCATCAGCTCCAGCGCCTCCCGTTCGACCGAACGCAGCCCGAGGAGCACATTGATCAGGGTGGGGAAGAACACGATCAGCGCTGCCACCACGATGGTGAGCGTCGCGCCCCGGCCGAACGCCAGGGTGATGAACGGCGCCAGCGCCACCACCGGGATCGCCCGCAGGGTGAGCGCGAGCGGGTACAGCACGGAGGCCAGGACCGGCGACGCCGAGATGAGCAACGCGAGCGCGAAACCGGCCGCGTTACCCGCGGCGAAGCCCCCCAGGACCGCGAGCACGGTGGACTTCACGGCCTCCAGCACCGCACCCCAGTCGGCGGTGGTGACGATCTCGCTGGGCGCGGGCAGGGCGTACGACGGGGTACCGGTGACCCGTACCCCGACCTCCCACACCGCGAGCGCCGCCGCCAGCACCGCTACGGAGACGGCCGGGCCACGCACACCGGGCAGGGACGGCCCACGGCGCTTCTCCGTGCTCATGGCCTCCGCCTTGCCGGCCGAGGCGACGGCACCGGGGGCGCTGCCCGGCCGGAAGGGTGTCTGCATCCTCATCAGCGGCGCTCACTTCCCGCGTCGACCGACGCATGCCACGGGGTGGCGATCCGGGCCAGCCATCCGAACGCCGCCGCCAGCAGGCCGGTGATGGCGCTGGACAGCACCAGGGCGGCCCACAGTTGGGGCATCTGATAGCCGAACATCGCGTACAGCAGGGCCAGTCCGAGACCCTGGTCGGCGCCCACCCACTCGGCGATCATCGCTGCGATGAACGCGGCCGGAGCGGCGATCTTCAGGGAGGCGGTGAAGGCCGGGAGCGCGTACGGCAGCCGCAGGAAGCGCAGGGAGCCCGCCCAGCCCGTGTTCAGGACCTCGCCGAGCTCCCGCACCCGGCGATCGGTCGAGCGCAGTGCGCCGGTGAGGTTGACCAGTACCGGGAAGAACGCGGCCAGCAGCGCCACCGCGGCCTTGGAGGTGAAGCCGAGGCCGAGCCAGGCGACCAGCGCGGGTGCGAGCGCGACCACGGGGATGCTGTAGATCATCAGTGAGAGGCGGTACACGCCGTCCCCGATCAGCGGCAACCGGTCCATGACCAGTGCCAGTACCACGGCGAGAGCCACTCCGCCGATGAACCCGGCCGCGGCTTCTCCCACGGTGGTCAGCGTGTTGCTCCAGTAGGCGGTGCGGCCGTCCCACAGCACCCCGAGGATCCGCGAGGGGGGCGGCAGCACCCCGCCCGGCCGGTACTCGGTCCGGCCGTACACCTCCCAGGCGGCGAGGAGCGCGCAGTAGACGGTGGCGGCGATCAGGGCCGATGTACGGCGGTTCAGCGGCTGCCGCCCGAGGACTCCCGAAGCCGCCGGAGCGTTCCGGTTCACGGTTCGATCTCCCGGTACACCTCGGTCAGCAGGTCGGTGAGCCGCTGCTCGTAGGCCGTGAACTCCGGCAGCAGCATCGTCTCCGCCGTCCGCGGGCGGGGCAGGTCGATCTCCAGTTCGGCGATGATCCGGCCGGGTCCGCGGCCCAGGACGAACACCTGGTCGGAGAGGAAGACGGCCTCGGACACGTTGTGGGTGACCAGGATCGCGGTCGTCCCGGTCTCCAGCCAGATCCGCTGCAACTCGTCGTTCATCTGCCGGCGCCGGATCTCGTCCAGGCCGTTGAACGGCTCGTCGAGGAAGAGCAGCCGAGGACGAAGGATCAACGCGCGGGCGATGGCCACCCGCCGGGCCATACCGCCGGACAGCTTCGCCGGCAAAGCCTTCTCGAAGCCTTCCAGACCGACCAGGCGCAGCAGATCGCGGGCCTGCTCGCGGCGTTCGTCCTTCGGTACTCCGGCCACCTGCAACGGCAGTTCCACGTTGGCCAGCGCGCTGCGCCAGGGGAGCAGCACCGGGTCCTGGAAGACGAAGCCGAACTCCGCCGCCTTACGGGCCTGCGTCGGGGTCCGGCCGAACACCTCGACGGTGCCGGTGGTCGGCTGGACGACATCGGCGAGGATCCGCAGCAGGGTCGACTTGCCGCATCCGGACGGGCCGATGAGCGTGGCGAAGGCGCCCTCACGGACAGTCAGGTCGATGCCTTCCAACGCGGTGAAGGGCGAGCCCCCGACATCGAACCGCTTGCCGATGCCCTCGGCGCGCACCACCGCGCCGCTGCCGCCTCCTGCCGTCCCCGCCGCGGTCTTCGCGGCTGCGAGGGCCGGACCGGGGTGCCGGCCCGCGGCCCTCACGCCCGGACTCCGTCGCTCGCCGCGGTGTCGGCGTCGGTCGCGCCGGGGCCGCCGTCCAGGCCCAGCAGACGGGCCAGGTTGGCGCCCTCGACCAGGGCCCGGTCCGCCTCGTCCGGGACGGCCCGGGCGATCTTGGCCCGTTCCAGGTCGAAGTGGCTTCCCGGCCAGTCGGTACCCATCACCAGACGGGAGGCGCCGAGCCGCCCGTAGGCCATCTGCACCTCGATGAGCTGGGTGCCGGACGTCTCCAGATAGATGTGCTCATTGCGTTCGGCGACCAGGATCGCCTCGTTGACGTTCCAGATCGTGCCCATGTGGGCGATCAGCAGGGGCACTTCGGGGAAGCCCTTGGAGATCTCCTCGATGGACAGCGGGGCGCAGAACGGGTCGTCCAGCGCGTTCACCAGGATCATCAGCCCGGCCTCACGGGCGACCGAGAAGACCGGGTCGAGCAGCCCGTGGTCGGCGAAGTGGTAGCCGTGCATCGTCGGGTGGAGCTTGAGACCCTTGAGTCCGTACTCCTGCCCGCACTTCAGGACGGTCTCCACCGCGTCCGGCCGCCTGGGGTCCACCTGGCCGAAGCCGACGATACGGTCCGGGTGTTCGGCGACCGTCCTGGCGATGAAGTCGTTGTCGATCATCTGGCCGAGGGAGCACCCCACGGCCATGTCCACGCCCGCCGCGTCCATCGACGCGATCATGTTCTCGGGGGTGTAGGACTCGGCCGTGAGGTAGTCCGAAGTCCCCCCGGCCTGCCACACGTTGTTGTACGCGTCGATGATCACGGGTGTTTCACTCCGCTTCGATTGGTTGTCGGGTACCGACCGGCCCGCCGAGGTGTCGCGGGCCGGGACGGGGCGAGCCGGGTACGGCCGGACGGGATCGGGCTCAGGTCAGCAGGGAGGTACGCCCGCCGTAGGCGGCTTCGAGGACGGAGGTGTCCACCACGTCCGCGGCCTTCAGCTTCTTGCCGATCGTGCCGACGCTCACCAGCTGGTCGATGATCTTCTGCATCTTGGCCGGGTCGACCTGGAGCACACCCTTGGGCGAGGTGATGAGGTCCTTCTGGAACCGGGCGGTGGCGGCCTCCTCCTCGGGCTTGAGGCCGCCGGTGTTCCACTTGGTCGCCACGAGCCGCCCGATCTCGTCGGGGTGGGCGTTCATGTACTCGTAGCCCTTGATCGTCGCGCGCAGGAACCGCACCAGCTCGTCGTGCTGCTTCTCCAGGTGGTCCCGGGTCGTGATCAGCACGTTTCCGTAGCTGGGGACGCCGAGGTCCTCCAGGTACAGCACATGGACGTCCACGCCCTGCCGCTTGAGCGCCACCGCCTGGGAGGTGGCGTAGCCGGAGTAGCCGGACGCCTGCCCGGTGGTGAGCTGGGTCGGGTCGGTTCCGGCGGGTATGAACCGGACGTCCTTGACGCCGGCCTTCTTCACCAGCGCCTCGAACTGCTGCCGTGACGCCTCGGTGACGGCGATCGTCCGGCCGGCGAAGTCCTCGATCGACGTGATCGGGTCGTCCGCCTTGCTGATGATCGAGAAGGGCGAGGTCTGGAAGATCGCTCCGTAGATCACGAGGGGCTGGCCCTTGGCGACGGCCACCAGCACATTGGTGTTGTCGTCGTCCCCGGTGAAGGACTTGCCGGAGGCCACCTGCTGCCAGGCCAGGATGTTGGGGCCACCGGCGGTGAACGACGTACTGAGCTTCTCCGCCTTGTAGTACCCCTTCACTTCGGCGGCGTAGAACCCGCCGAACTGGGTGAGTTTCAGCCAGCCGAGCTGGTCGTTGATCTTCAGCGAGCCGTCGGCGGACTTTCCGCCGGAAGAGCCGTCCGAGCAGGCCGTCAGTAGTCCGCCGGCGGCCAACAGCCCGGCGCCGGCTCCGAACAGCCGGAGAACGTCACGGCGCGCGGGGGCTCCGGGAAATATACGTGCTGGGTCCATCCGAATCCTCCACGGGGCGTCAACGAACAATGCGAGAAGGCCAGGGATCGGTGCAGGTCAGACGGAAGACATCCGCTGTTCCGTGACGTCATCCTGGCGAACCCCCGGGTGGTCCACAATGAACAAACTGTCTGCTGATGGATTGATCACTTAACGAACCGTCCACGCGACGAGGCGCCCGCATCCATGGCCGAAAACATCGGGAGAGCTGCGCACAAGAGGCCTATGAGGCAGGGAAGGCGTTGAGCTGGGCCGACGCGCCCGCGGTGATCCTGACGAGGCGGCGCATCGGGGCAGCGGCGACGCCGCCTAGGGTGTCCCCCCCGGCTACCGTTGCTCCACATGACAGCCACCGAGAGGGACATCACCGAGGATCTGATCCGGGATCTGCTGCGCGAGCAGCACCCCGACCTGGCGGATCGCCCCGTGAAGCTCGGAGCGCTCGGCTGGGACAACCAGGTGTGGCGGCTCGGCGACGACCTCGCCGTCCGATTGCCCTGGGCGACACAGTCCGCGGACGCCCTGCTGCGCAAGGAACACGCCTGGCTGCCCCTCCTCGCCCCGCACCTTCCTCTGCAGATCCCCGTCCCGCAGCGCCTTGGTGAGCCATCCGAACGTTTTCCACGGCCCTGGCTCGTCACCACCTGGGTACCCGGCGAGCCTGCCGACCGCGCCCCGGCGACGCGCGGCGCGGAGGCGGCCGTCACCCTGGCCACCTTCCTGACCGCTCTTCACCGCCCCGCCCCCGACGGGGCGCCGACCGGCCGAGACCGCGGGGGACCGCTGGCCGACACCGCCGAACACTTCACCCAGGCGCTCGCCTCGGCCACCGAGAGGGGGCTGATCCGCGAACCGGACGCCGTTCGCGTGGTCTGGGAGGACGCCGCCGCCGCGCCCGAGTGGGAAGGCCCACGCCTCTGGCTCCACGGCGACCTGCATCCGGCCAACATCCTGACCACGAACGGCACCTTCTCCGGCGTGATCGACTTCGGTGACCTCTTCGCCGGCGACCCGGCCTGCGACCTCGCCGCCGCTTGGGTCCTGCTGCCGGACGGCGCCGTCGACCACTTCCACGAGACCTACCGGCCGAGCCCGGACACCGCGACCCTGCGCCGCGCCCGCGGCTGGGCGGTGCTGCGCGCTCTCAGCGGCATCCACATCGGGGACGCCGGCGTTCACGGCCGCCCCGGAGGCAAACCGACCTGGGGCCCGCCCGCCCACGCCGCACTGCGACGCCTCACCGCATCGGTACACCAGTGATCAAGCACCCCGTGCGGTGAGGTGAATGAGAAGCGCAGGTGTCGACCGACCGGCGGTCTTCTCGGCTGTCTGCTGAACTGCTCAGCCGGATGCCACGTATCACCCACTGCGGGTGGGTGGCGCCGTGCCACCTGGCGTCCTGCCGGGGAAACGGGCCGGCGGAGTTCGGGACGCGCGCTGCCCGGAGAAGGGGATGAACGATTTCAGTGGCTTCGAGCCGCCCGGTCGGTGGCGCTCTCGTCTCGACCGCGTCGGCAGGACAGGAGGAGAGGGCGAGCGGAGCACCGGTCCATCGGCATGTGCGGGGTCTGGACGGCCTTCGCGGCCTGGCGGCACTGTATGTGGTCCTGTTCCACTGCTGGTTGTACACGTTCCCGGGCTACCCCGACAGTTCGGCGCCCGCGTGGCTGGATGTGCTGATGTTCGGGCGCGTCGCCGTCGTCTTCTTCCTGGTGCTGTCCGGCTTCTCCCTGGCGATCTCGCCGACGCGTCACGGCTGGCGGTCGGAGGGCGTCGCCCCGTTCCTGCGGCGACGCGCCTGGCGCATCCTGCCTCCCTATTGGGCGGCGCTGGCCATGAGCCTGGCCATTTCCTGGTTCGTGGTACCGGCTTCGCATTACGGCCCGCCCACCGGCGCGTCCATTCTGGTGTACGGCCTCGTCGCTCAGGACATGTTCACCGCCCCGACTCCGAACGGAGCGTTCTGGTCGATCGGAGTGGAGACCGAACTCTATCTCCTCTTTCCCCTCCTCCTGTTTGTCCGGCGGCGGTTCAGCGCCGCGGTCCTGGCCGCATGCGTGACGCTTCCGGTGATCGCCCATGGGCTGATGGCGGCCGGCGCGTCCCCCGTGGAGGGTGACAACTGGCTCACTCCCCATCTCGCTCCCGTGTTCGTCGCAGGCATGCTGGGCGCAGGGATCGTCGCTGCCTCGGACCGAGTTCAGCGCTTGCCATGGGGGTGGTTCGCCGTACTGGCCGCTCTGCCTGTCCTCGCTCTCGGGTTCATCCAGGGTTCTGTGTGGACGGTGAACCACTACTTCTGGATAGACCTCGCCCTTGCTCCGGCCATGACGATGCTGCTTGCCGCGGTCGCCACCGGCAGGCCCGCCATCCTCGTACGGCTCCTGACCGCGCGACCTGTCCGGAGTCTCGGTGGTTTCTCCTACAGTCTCTACCTGATCCATCTGCCGATCGTCATGGCCGTGATCCGCCGGGCAGCCCCGCATTTCGTCTCGCCCGGCCTGCCCACGTTCTGGTTCACGCTCATCCTGGCCCTGCCGGTCTCGGTGCTCGGCGCATGGCTGTTCTCCCGGATCTTCGAGATGCCCTTCAAGCGGAACAGATCGTGGAAAACCATGATCCGCGGACCGCGGAACGGCATCCGGTAGTCCGCGCCCACTTGCTTCATTGACCCCAGGCATGACTGAGGTGCTTCCACTCCGGAGGCAGCTGACCGGGGGATGCCTCGGCGTTCACTCCCGGTGCTGCTCCGCTCGCTGCGGGTTCGGCAGGTTCAGGGTGAACGCCGTTTCGACGCCCGGGTCGCTCATGGCCGTGACGGTGCCCCCGTGGGCGGTGACGAGGTGTCGCACGATGGCCAGCCCCAGGCCGCTTCCGCCGGTCCGCCGACTGCGTGACTTCTCCGACCGCCAGAACCGGTCGAAGATGTGCGGGAGATCCCCCGGGGCGATGCCGCTTCCGGTGTCGCGCACCGTGAGTAGGACATGGTCGTCGGTCTGCTCGGCGGTGAGGGTGATCGTGCCGCCCGCCGGAGTGTGACGGATGGCGTTCGACACCAAGTTGCCCACGATCTGGCGCATCCGGACCGGGTCCGCGTCCAGTTGAACGCCGTCGGGCACCTGCTGGAGCAGGGTGATGCCCGATGCCTCGGCCTGCGCTCCGTGCGCTGCGGCGACATGGGAGAGGAGTTCGCCGGCCGACAGGAGTTCGCGGTGCAGCTTCAGCGTGCCGGCATCGGCCGCGGCGAGGTCCTGGAGGTCGTCGACGACGCGTTGCAGCAGGAGCGCCTCCTCGTGGAGGCTGGCGATGAGCGCGGGGTCGGGCTCCACGATCCCGTCCCGGGTGACCTCCAGCCATCCGCGGATATTGGTGAGGGGTGTCCTCAGCTCATG encodes:
- a CDS encoding aminoglycoside phosphotransferase family protein, whose translation is MTATERDITEDLIRDLLREQHPDLADRPVKLGALGWDNQVWRLGDDLAVRLPWATQSADALLRKEHAWLPLLAPHLPLQIPVPQRLGEPSERFPRPWLVTTWVPGEPADRAPATRGAEAAVTLATFLTALHRPAPDGAPTGRDRGGPLADTAEHFTQALASATERGLIREPDAVRVVWEDAAAAPEWEGPRLWLHGDLHPANILTTNGTFSGVIDFGDLFAGDPACDLAAAWVLLPDGAVDHFHETYRPSPDTATLRRARGWAVLRALSGIHIGDAGVHGRPGGKPTWGPPAHAALRRLTASVHQ
- a CDS encoding ABC transporter substrate-binding protein, whose amino-acid sequence is MDPARIFPGAPARRDVLRLFGAGAGLLAAGGLLTACSDGSSGGKSADGSLKINDQLGWLKLTQFGGFYAAEVKGYYKAEKLSTSFTAGGPNILAWQQVASGKSFTGDDDNTNVLVAVAKGQPLVIYGAIFQTSPFSIISKADDPITSIEDFAGRTIAVTEASRQQFEALVKKAGVKDVRFIPAGTDPTQLTTGQASGYSGYATSQAVALKRQGVDVHVLYLEDLGVPSYGNVLITTRDHLEKQHDELVRFLRATIKGYEYMNAHPDEIGRLVATKWNTGGLKPEEEAATARFQKDLITSPKGVLQVDPAKMQKIIDQLVSVGTIGKKLKAADVVDTSVLEAAYGGRTSLLT
- a CDS encoding amidohydrolase family protein, yielding MIIDAYNNVWQAGGTSDYLTAESYTPENMIASMDAAGVDMAVGCSLGQMIDNDFIARTVAEHPDRIVGFGQVDPRRPDAVETVLKCGQEYGLKGLKLHPTMHGYHFADHGLLDPVFSVAREAGLMILVNALDDPFCAPLSIEEISKGFPEVPLLIAHMGTIWNVNEAILVAERNEHIYLETSGTQLIEVQMAYGRLGASRLVMGTDWPGSHFDLERAKIARAVPDEADRALVEGANLARLLGLDGGPGATDADTAASDGVRA
- a CDS encoding ABC transporter permease, which gives rise to MNRNAPAASGVLGRQPLNRRTSALIAATVYCALLAAWEVYGRTEYRPGGVLPPPSRILGVLWDGRTAYWSNTLTTVGEAAAGFIGGVALAVVLALVMDRLPLIGDGVYRLSLMIYSIPVVALAPALVAWLGLGFTSKAAVALLAAFFPVLVNLTGALRSTDRRVRELGEVLNTGWAGSLRFLRLPYALPAFTASLKIAAPAAFIAAMIAEWVGADQGLGLALLYAMFGYQMPQLWAALVLSSAITGLLAAAFGWLARIATPWHASVDAGSERR
- a CDS encoding ABC transporter permease, yielding MRMQTPFRPGSAPGAVASAGKAEAMSTEKRRGPSLPGVRGPAVSVAVLAAALAVWEVGVRVTGTPSYALPAPSEIVTTADWGAVLEAVKSTVLAVLGGFAAGNAAGFALALLISASPVLASVLYPLALTLRAIPVVALAPFITLAFGRGATLTIVVAALIVFFPTLINVLLGLRSVEREALELMHVLNCRPVTVYRRVRLPAAMPAFFDAMRIAAPSAVLGVMTAEWIIGGQGLGKLVITAALSLETTTMWAAILASSLVAGLLFSLVTLAERLLLPWAERR
- a CDS encoding ABC transporter ATP-binding protein, with protein sequence MRAAGRHPGPALAAAKTAAGTAGGGSGAVVRAEGIGKRFDVGGSPFTALEGIDLTVREGAFATLIGPSGCGKSTLLRILADVVQPTTGTVEVFGRTPTQARKAAEFGFVFQDPVLLPWRSALANVELPLQVAGVPKDERREQARDLLRLVGLEGFEKALPAKLSGGMARRVAIARALILRPRLLFLDEPFNGLDEIRRRQMNDELQRIWLETGTTAILVTHNVSEAVFLSDQVFVLGRGPGRIIAELEIDLPRPRTAETMLLPEFTAYEQRLTDLLTEVYREIEP